DNA sequence from the Cupriavidus oxalaticus genome:
AAGGCGGGCGAGAGCTTCCATGAGGAGCCCGGATCGCACCATGCAGTCAGCCGCAACGCGAGCAAGTCAAAGCCCGCCAAACTGCTGGCCGTGTTTGTGGTGGACAGCGATGACAAGGAACTGACGACGTTGGAAAGGAGCGCGAAATGAGGCTCGCGATCAGCTTCCCATGCCCGGCGCCGCCAGACCCCTGATCCTGACTATCCTGGCTGGACTTGCCTTGACTCTCAGTGGCGGTGGGCGCCTGATGCCTTCACGTCCGGCACCGTGACTGCCACGGACTCGGTAGCGAGGATCTTGTGGCTGGGGTCGGCAAGCTCCAGGCGGATCTTGTGATCCCCGGGAGCAAGGCCGACCACGATAACTGGATCAAGACTGGTATGTGCCCATGTGCCGCGCCAATCGTCGATGGTCACGTGAAGATGACCGATTCGCGGAGATACCTTGACGGCATCTTGTCCGAAGACCGGCATCACACGAAAGTTCTCTGTCTTGAATTGAATGATCACCACGCCGCGTGCCAATGGGTCGGCCAGCGGAGGGTAGGCGACGAGCCTCGGCGCTGCTTCCGACTCGAGCGGAAGAATCGCGGGGGGCTGCCCGACTTCCGGTCGCTGCTGCGCCAATGCGGGAACGCATACCGTGAACGATACGATTGTTGCAAACAGCCTGAACGAATTTAGCATGATGTTCCTTTGGGCGCGCCAATCCTGTACAAGGCCGGCGCTTCGTGCTGGTTCTGTCAGATGAAGCGCCGCCGGCTAGCCCGACTACACAAGCAGCGTTACGACGTCAATATTGCCGCGTGTGGCCTTCGAATACGGGCACGTCTGGTGCGCTGTCGCAATCAGAGCCTCCGCCAGCTCACGGTCGATGCCCGGGAGGCTCACGTGAAGCCGAGCCTGCAGCAAATAGCCGTCGTCATTCATGCCCAGATCGATCTCCGCATCAATGGCAGTCTCTTTGGGTAGGGCAATTCCCTTCGTCTGCGCAGCTTTGCCAAGGGCGCCGATAAAACACGCCGACCAGCCGGCCGCGAGCAACTGCTCAGGGTTCGTTCCGGTGCCAGTGCCCAGATGAGACAGTTTGATGTCCAGGTGACCATCAGAGCTACGTGCTGCGCCGTCCCGTCCACCTGTGGTACGGGTCTTTCCAGTGTAAATAACCTTTTCCAGTCGAGGCATTGCGATGCTCCAAAATTTGCATTCAAAGAAAGCGCAGGAGGAGGGCTCCCGCTGCTTCGGAGGACATTAGATTCGACCCATGTATCTGGCGTGTACCTTCCAGTTGGGAGAGCGTATGCCTGCGTATCTGGGCTGGAGTGGAGATACAAGAGAATACAAAGCCTGTCTCCGGACCTGGAAGCAGCGTGTGCTGGCCTTGTGGTCCCCAAGGAAGTTGTATAGCATTGCAACTACGACAAATAAAGTCTGAGTAAGCCATGTCCTACATCAGCACAGGCGTCGAATACAGCCTGCACTGCCTGCTGTACCTGACGCGTTCGCGGGCGGCCGTGGAGGAAGCCAGCGTCCGTGATCTGGCTGAGCTTCAAGGCGTTCCGCACGACTTCCTGGCCAAGCTGTTCACCAAGTTGGCCAAGGCCGGGCTCGTGGTTGCGACGGAGGGCATCAAGGGCGGATTCCGACTCGCTCGGCCCGCCAATCAGATTACCGTTCACGATGTCGTGGTCGCGATCGACGGCGAGAAGGCGCTGTTCGACTGCCTCGAGATCCGTGGGCGCTGTGCCGTCTTCGATGATCACGCACCGGGCTGGGCGACGCGTGGCGTCTGCTCGATTCACGCTGTCATGCAGGCCGCGGAGAAAGCCATGCGGGCGGAACTGAAGCGGCACACTTTGGCCGACCTTTCCCAGCGCGTTAACGACAAGACACCGGCCAGCTACGGGATGCAGGTTGTCCAATGGCTGTCGGATCGTGCGGCAAATCGGCGCGGCGAAAAGCCTGCGGCCACGCGCTCGGGTCCGCGCAGGAGCAGTTGAGGTCCGCTACGCAAATCCCCTGCGCACATCATCGTGACGACAGCTTAGTCCCTACATGTGATGTCCAGCGGGTTTTGAAAGGTCGCACCGCCCGCTATATTCAAATGTCGACATGGGCGTGCTTTTCTCTGTGGGAGTGTGACTGGCGATGCCTCAGGACCGGGGGAGGGCAGCGCCTTGTCGCGACGGATGCGCAACGCCGCATCGCCCCCGCCGGCGCAGGGCACGCTTGCGTTTTCCTGCTAGACGAATGGCAGAGTTCTATCCGCAGAGAGAGCCATCTCTCTAACGTGATAAACCGTCGGCTCTCCCGCCAGGTATCCCTCCAATCCGGCCATGAACATCCGATGATCATCGCTCGGTTCGAAACCCAGCCGATGATCCTCGAGCGAGGACCATCGTACGATCAGGTTGAAGACTTCGGGCGTTTCAATGCCCTGTGCAAGCAGATGGCCGCCATAGCCCTTCGCTCGGGCGAGCAGTGGCGCGACCTCGGCGAGAGCATCGGTAAACGTGTCGAGATGTTCCTCATGGACGGGCAGTAGTGCAATTTCGTAGATCATGATGTTCCTTCAATGAATCAGGCGTTCGCACTGTCGAGCTGCGCCAACGATCCGACCGCAATCGCGATTTTTCCCTGTAGGCCGTTGTTGGAACTCTCGAGTCGGGCGTGGGCGAGTGGGATGTCGGCGAGGGAATAGACTG
Encoded proteins:
- a CDS encoding DUF6130 family protein; this translates as MLNSFRLFATIVSFTVCVPALAQQRPEVGQPPAILPLESEAAPRLVAYPPLADPLARGVVIIQFKTENFRVMPVFGQDAVKVSPRIGHLHVTIDDWRGTWAHTSLDPVIVVGLAPGDHKIRLELADPSHKILATESVAVTVPDVKASGAHRH
- a CDS encoding antibiotic biosynthesis monooxygenase family protein, with amino-acid sequence MIYEIALLPVHEEHLDTFTDALAEVAPLLARAKGYGGHLLAQGIETPEVFNLIVRWSSLEDHRLGFEPSDDHRMFMAGLEGYLAGEPTVYHVREMALSADRTLPFV
- a CDS encoding RrF2 family transcriptional regulator, coding for MSYISTGVEYSLHCLLYLTRSRAAVEEASVRDLAELQGVPHDFLAKLFTKLAKAGLVVATEGIKGGFRLARPANQITVHDVVVAIDGEKALFDCLEIRGRCAVFDDHAPGWATRGVCSIHAVMQAAEKAMRAELKRHTLADLSQRVNDKTPASYGMQVVQWLSDRAANRRGEKPAATRSGPRRSS
- a CDS encoding organic hydroperoxide resistance protein; this translates as MPRLEKVIYTGKTRTTGGRDGAARSSDGHLDIKLSHLGTGTGTNPEQLLAAGWSACFIGALGKAAQTKGIALPKETAIDAEIDLGMNDDGYLLQARLHVSLPGIDRELAEALIATAHQTCPYSKATRGNIDVVTLLV